The genomic DNA CCTagaggggttttttttttttttttttttccttcttaaacTTAATCCTTATAtagtattttcttttctaaagaGTGTTAACAAGAAAACGTTATTGTAGTTTTGAGTTAGTTTACTTGATATGTAAGAATAGAGAGATGATTAAGCAAAACATGTTTGATTCTCTGGCGTATCTGTTTCTTCCGGTTCTAAGGCATTGCAGAATCAATTTTGAACTATAAAccgaagtaaaaaaaatagaaaaacgcgtatataataataataataataaaaaaggaaagagcTGTCTGATCATATATTTATAACCGACCAaacgaaagagaagaagaaaaatcaaatcagttacaaagaagaaagaagaaagaaaagagagagagaagaatggaGAAGAAGGTATCATCAGCAGCTGCTGTAGTTCCTCAGCTCCTCCGCAACATAATCATCGCCGTCGTTGTTTTCGCCGATGAATCTCTCATTCATGTCTCCGGGAAATCAAAGCTTCTCGAGAAACTCCGTATGTTTCTCGTTGcatgtttcctcttcttcttgcgCTCTTTTCCTTCCGTCGTCGTCTCTTTCGCAAACCCTAATCCGACGAGGAGGATGACGacgaagaataagaagaagaagcttgagatgATAAGCGATTGCGAAGAATCAGGAATCGGTCGAGCGATTTGGCAGTTGCTGTCGGCTATGAATGAAATCCCGGTGAGTTCTAGAAAGTACCAAGTGGTTCGATCCTTGGCGGAGAGACTAATCGAAGAGAATCACGGATTCGCCTTGTTTGATTTGAACCGTAGGGTTTTAAACGCGTCGTTCAGTAGAACGCTTAGCCGGTTAGAGGCGGCGGTTACGGTTGAGTGTAATAACCGGAGAGATATAAGTGAACCGGTTGGTTATGGATTAAACCGGATGGTGAGAGCTGCGGTTAGAGCCGTGGGAGATGGACTCACTGGTTGGGGTGGTGAAGAAGAGACGGCGGATCAGTCGGCTGAGAAACTTGCGGCGGAGCTTCTTTGGTTGGTGGAGAAGATGGCGGTTTATGGATTCGCCGGTGAAGCCGTTGAGAAATGGGCTTCGGCTTCTAACTTGGCTTCGCTCGCTCTTTCTTCTGAGCCACGGCTTCAATCTTCTTTGGTCCAAATTTCTGGTAATTTTCCTTCTGTTAACTTATTAATATTACTGTTTCGTGAATATGGTAAATAGAATAATCTCTTTCCAGTTTTAGAAAAATTGGATGATGCTATTTACTTATTTACgatattattttttgatttttttcctttttttttatgtgtagCTTTATTGttcaaagaagcaaagaaggacACTGAGATGgaaagagatgaagagaaaTCGACGAGAGATGATGAGACAAATAAGAAGATGCTTGTTTCGTGGATTCCATTGTTGTGTCGAGCCAGCAACGGAGCAGATAAACCGGTGTTGAGAAGCTCGGAACGAGAAGAGCTCGAGAAAGTGTTGGAGAAGATGATATCAGAACTGAAAGAAGAGGAGCAAGAACGAGTTCTCTCACTCTGGCTTCACCATTACACacactgctcttcctctgactGGCCTGACCTCAACGGCTCTTATGTTCGTTGGTGCCATTCTTCTCGCCAGCTTTTGCTCTCTTATTACGTTCCTAGTGAATCACTATATACACTAGAGGCCTAGTTAATTTTACATTATACTGTATGGTGTTTAATTTCTCCAGCATCACTTTTTTGTTGTGTACGTAGgtaagaccaaaaacaaaacaaaatgtgcTTTGTGAACTTTTAAAACATCCGACTGTGTTGGCAGCAGAGTATTTCTTATACCAACCACAAAAATGAGATTAAATGCCAAATATTCATTT from Camelina sativa cultivar DH55 chromosome 2, Cs, whole genome shotgun sequence includes the following:
- the LOC104742256 gene encoding uncharacterized protein LOC104742256 codes for the protein MEKKVSSAAAVVPQLLRNIIIAVVVFADESLIHVSGKSKLLEKLRMFLVACFLFFLRSFPSVVVSFANPNPTRRMTTKNKKKKLEMISDCEESGIGRAIWQLLSAMNEIPVSSRKYQVVRSLAERLIEENHGFALFDLNRRVLNASFSRTLSRLEAAVTVECNNRRDISEPVGYGLNRMVRAAVRAVGDGLTGWGGEEETADQSAEKLAAELLWLVEKMAVYGFAGEAVEKWASASNLASLALSSEPRLQSSLVQISALLFKEAKKDTEMERDEEKSTRDDETNKKMLVSWIPLLCRASNGADKPVLRSSEREELEKVLEKMISELKEEEQERVLSLWLHHYTHCSSSDWPDLNGSYVRWCHSSRQLLLSYYVPSESLYTLEA